One genomic region from Thermomicrobium sp. 4228-Ro encodes:
- a CDS encoding chloride channel protein — MRRLTIRFLIWLRSSSSLARWGLLALIVGIIVGFGAILFYWLLEQSTHWLLAGIGGYEPPAPYAEGNRSPSDSLPSWIVPLVVAAGGLVSGILVQRSAPEAAGHGTDAAIEAFHYREGRVRLQIVPVKVLASAITIGSGGSGGREGPTAQIAAGLGSFLAEIVRLRPADRRILLAAGMGAGIGAIFRAPLGGAVLAAEILYVHDFEAAVLFPAFLASIVAFAIYGSWFGWEPIFGSRPDLRFASAVELPAYAGLGLLCGLVGIVYAKTFYGVERGFRRLPLPAWLRPALGGLLTGLLGLAFPQALGTGYGWVQWLMDPANAAAISLGILLLLPFVKILATACSIGSGGSGGIFGPGVVIGAFVGVAWWRILTDLGVPGTPGVAPLVIIGMMALFGSIAHASLATMLMVAEMTGNLSLLAPAMLAVGIASLVVGNQTIYRNQVPRRADSPAFRLQYSFPLLRGLQVRDAKEAPPLVLRLGMPTAEALRQVESAGLSAAPVVDAQDRLVGIVFRERLREGVRLDERSVERGPTAHETEQLDDVFQRVIEQPSQWLPVVGEDGTLQGIVTPRGILAAYRRASRDAVRHLEWVTTEQVLLDVSVPSSSPSVGRALKDLRLPSDALVIAIRRGGTTLVPRGDTRIEAGDRLTILVKVASAERVREFFGDHQVVDEPS; from the coding sequence GTGCGGAGGCTGACGATCCGCTTCCTGATCTGGCTGCGCTCGAGTTCGAGTCTCGCCCGCTGGGGTCTCCTCGCTCTGATCGTCGGGATCATCGTTGGTTTCGGAGCCATCCTCTTCTACTGGCTTCTCGAACAGAGTACCCACTGGTTGCTCGCTGGCATCGGTGGCTATGAACCACCAGCTCCTTATGCCGAAGGGAATCGGTCGCCGAGCGATTCGCTCCCGTCGTGGATCGTGCCGCTCGTCGTGGCAGCCGGCGGTCTCGTGAGCGGCATCCTCGTCCAGCGGTCCGCTCCGGAGGCGGCTGGACATGGTACCGATGCGGCGATCGAAGCTTTCCACTATCGCGAGGGGCGCGTGCGGCTGCAGATTGTTCCGGTCAAGGTTCTCGCCTCGGCGATCACGATCGGCTCGGGAGGGTCGGGTGGCCGTGAGGGGCCGACTGCCCAGATCGCCGCTGGGCTCGGTTCCTTTCTAGCCGAGATCGTGCGCCTGCGTCCAGCGGATCGGCGGATCCTGCTCGCTGCAGGAATGGGAGCTGGCATCGGGGCAATCTTCCGAGCACCACTGGGTGGCGCAGTTCTGGCAGCCGAGATCCTCTACGTGCACGACTTCGAGGCGGCGGTGCTCTTCCCAGCGTTCCTCGCTTCCATCGTCGCGTTCGCGATCTATGGGAGCTGGTTCGGTTGGGAGCCGATCTTCGGCTCGCGACCGGATCTCCGGTTCGCTTCGGCGGTGGAGTTGCCGGCTTATGCCGGCCTCGGTCTTCTCTGTGGCCTCGTCGGCATCGTCTACGCGAAGACGTTCTACGGCGTCGAGCGCGGCTTCCGTCGCCTACCCTTGCCGGCCTGGCTACGGCCAGCACTCGGGGGCCTCCTGACGGGGCTCCTGGGTCTCGCGTTTCCACAGGCGCTCGGTACTGGCTACGGTTGGGTACAGTGGCTGATGGATCCGGCGAATGCCGCTGCGATCTCGCTCGGCATCTTGCTCCTGCTTCCGTTCGTCAAGATCCTGGCGACGGCATGCAGCATCGGTTCGGGAGGCTCGGGCGGCATCTTCGGCCCAGGCGTCGTGATCGGGGCGTTCGTCGGTGTGGCGTGGTGGCGCATCCTGACCGATCTCGGAGTACCCGGGACGCCTGGAGTCGCGCCGTTGGTGATCATCGGGATGATGGCGCTCTTCGGCAGCATCGCTCATGCTTCGTTGGCGACGATGCTGATGGTCGCCGAGATGACCGGCAATCTTTCGCTCCTCGCTCCGGCGATGCTCGCCGTGGGTATCGCGAGTCTCGTCGTAGGAAACCAGACGATCTACCGGAATCAGGTCCCGCGCCGTGCGGATTCCCCAGCCTTCCGGCTCCAGTACAGCTTCCCGTTGCTGCGTGGGCTGCAGGTGCGCGATGCCAAAGAAGCGCCGCCGCTCGTGTTGCGGCTCGGTATGCCGACGGCCGAAGCGCTCCGCCAAGTCGAGTCGGCCGGACTCTCGGCAGCACCGGTCGTCGATGCCCAGGATCGGCTCGTCGGTATCGTGTTCCGCGAGCGGCTGCGTGAGGGGGTGCGGCTCGACGAGCGGTCGGTGGAGCGAGGTCCCACAGCCCACGAGACGGAACAGCTGGACGACGTGTTCCAGCGGGTCATCGAACAACCCTCCCAATGGCTTCCCGTCGTAGGTGAGGACGGTACGCTCCAGGGGATCGTCACGCCACGCGGTATCCTCGCTGCTTACCGCCGGGCGAGTCGCGATGCGGTCCGGCACCTCGAGTGGGTCACGACGGAGCAGGTTCTGCTCGATGTTTCGGTTCCCTCGTCGTCACCATCTGTCGGGCGAGCGCTCAAGGATCTTCGGCTGCCGTCCGATGCGCTCGTCATCGCGATCCGGCGTGGTGGTACAACGTTGGTCCCGCGGGGGGACACGCGGATCGAAGCGGGTGACCGGCTGACCATCCTGGTCAAAGTCGCGAGTGCAGAACGGGTTCGCGAGTTCTTCGGTGATCACCAGGTCGTGGACGAGCCCTCGTAA